One window from the genome of Hippoglossus hippoglossus isolate fHipHip1 chromosome 10, fHipHip1.pri, whole genome shotgun sequence encodes:
- the zgc:162144 gene encoding RD3 domain-containing protein: MFPWSAVFSLEPKVPGQRTAEELVTNTLMLELGAMVKRTERIRLERMTEGRRRRRSSSSTADYSWLANTPTPQPYELTPNDLLELQELCTKIPPAQCGPLIVRFRRMVSQMEPEVDEVARLFRSVLRDCVDEMNGNEYIEEQDTVFEKQQRSKSLSFVTFRTKFRTGHFFKGSSMRGSRGNLQQQVDWYDEQEEEEEEEDGAEEEAIRARARKGRSKSMPEITPIEQSDQV; this comes from the exons ATGTTTCCTTGGTCCGCGGTTTTCTCCCTGGAGCCCAAAGTCCCTGGCCAGCGCACAGCGGAGGAGCTGGTAACCAATACTCTGATGCTGGAGCTGGGGGCCATGGTGAAACGCACCGAACGCATCCGTTTAGAGAGGATGACAGAGGGCCGTCGCCGCCGtcgcagctcctcctccactgctgacTACAGCTGGCTGGccaacacccccaccccacagCCCTATGAGCTGACCCCCAACGacctgctggagctgcaggagctctGTACCAAGATCCCTCCGGCACAGTGCGGCCCTTTGATCGTCAG gttcaGGAGGATGGTGTCGCAGATGGAGCCTGAGGTTGACGAGGTGGCCCGGCTGTTTCGCTCGGTACTGCGCGACTGCGTGGACGAGATGAACGGAAACGAATACATTGAGGAGCAGGACACCGTGTTCGAGAAGCAGCAGCGCAGCAAGAGCCTCTCCTTCGTAACTTTCCGCACAAAGTTTCGCACGGGGCACTTCTTCAAGGGCAGCAGCATGAGGGGCTCCAGGGggaacctgcagcagcaggtggactGGTAtgacgagcaggaggaggaggaggaggaggaggatggagcagaggaggaggccatCAGGGCCAGGGCAAGGAAAGGGAGGAGCAAGAGCATGCCAGAGATTACCCCTATTGAGCAAAGTGACCAGGTgtga